Genomic window (candidate division WOR-3 bacterium):
GGCAAGATTTTTACCTATAAAACCGGCAACTCCTGTTATTAAGATTTTCAATTTTTAATTTTAAACCATTAAATACCTTTAAATCTATAAATTTCTGCAACTATTCCGCCTCCAAATATCACAAATTATGTATTAGTTATGAATTTTAAAGGAAAATGTAGTAAAAAGGGTAAAAAATATACCACACTTTTCTTCTGGTTTTATATATTTTTTGAAGAAAATAAGTTAAAAGCAAAAACTTATCCCCAAACTAAAAAGCCATCTTGCTGCATCTGGTCCCTGAATAAAAGCAGAAATAAAATGAATAAATCCTGTGAATTGGTATTATAAACCAGTATTTCTTTTGATATAACAAAAAAAGAGAAATTGCTATCAATAAAACTGTAAATAATCTCGGAAATAAAAGATTTTTAAAAAAAAATAAAGAATAGGAAGATTAACTAAAAAATTAAAAGGAACCTCCAATTTAAAAAGGTCCTTATAAATATCCTTACCCTAAAGTAAAATAATAGAACCATTAAGGGGAATACCCTCCTTAGAAGTTATTTGAGCAAAAATACACTTATTTTATTTTAATTCTATAAATCTTTGCAACCTTATTCTCCCCAAAATCAATTTCCTTTACTTTTTCATAATTTTTTATTACAAAATTATATATATAACTTTTTTCCCAATCCTTTGGATAAAAAATATTTTCTGTATGAATAACATACTTAATTTTCTTTAAATTTAAATATTCAACAATCTCTAATTCTGACTCAAAGGGCAAAAAATATGGCTCAATAAAATCATACCTTACAGGTATTTCTTTTTCATAAAGAAAATAAAATATCGTTCCATTATCAAGAAAAAAAACCTCACCTTTTCCCTCTGTATTCTCTTTGAAAAACTTCTTTAATTCCATATACCCCTTCTTTTCTTCCTCCTTTACAAAAACTAAAAACCTTTTATCACTAAAAAAAATCTTACCCTTTATCAAAAATTCTGCATGAGTTAAAAATCTAAAAGGAAAATAAATTAAAACAGGTAAAAGTATATAGAAGAATTTTTTTAATCCTGATTTATATATTCTTTCTAAAAAATAACACATCAACAAAAAACCAATCCCTAAACTGTAAATACCCCTCATCACATTTGGCCCCTGAATAAACATTGAAATAAACTGAAAAAAACCTGTTATAAGAAATAGAAAGTAATAAGAGTTCTTTTCCTTTTTTAAATTTATAAAAGAAATAAAATATATAAAAGGAGGAAGTATATTCACAAAAAATGTAATAAAATCACTGTAAATCAGATTAATCTTTAATTTTATTAAATTAAGATAAAAATCTTTAAAATTATTGAAATAATTGAACCAGTCATTGTTATAATTCCACTGAGCCTTTGTATAACTTCCCTTAATTACATAAATGTAAATACTTCTAAAGTAATCATCAAGGATACCTCTATAAAATGCATAGGAAAACCATAATACAAGAGGTAATAAAAAACCATAACAAAATATCATTAAAATTTTAAAAAAATCTTTTTTATGTTTTATCAAAAAAAATATTACTAAACTTAAAAAATTAAACAAACCGTTATTTATCATTGTAAGTAAATTAAGACCTGTAAGAAGCCCTGATAGAAATAAAAAAAGATAATTTTTATTTTTTATAAAAATTAAAATAAAATAAACAGAGAAAACATTTAAAATAAAAGAATACCACTTATGTGAAGGAATAATACCCGTTAATATTAAAGTACTAATGGAAAATAAAAAAATAAATAATAAAGAAAATTTTTTATTTAGAATTTCCTTTGATAAAAGAAAAATAAAAAGAAAAGATATTGAAACTAAAAGTGATGTAAAAATCCTCGGGAAAAGAAGGTTCTGAGGCAAAAATTTAAGAAGAGGTAAATTTATCAAAAAAGTTAAGGGTCCTTCTATTTTAACAAGATCCTTATAAATATCTTTCCCTTCAAGCAAAACTATTGAACCATTTAAAGGAATACCCTCATCATCTGTTATCGGTGCAAAAAGAGAAAAAAAAGAAAATAAAATAAAAAGGAAAATAAAGAGAAAAAAATTTTTATTTTCCATAAATTTATTATAAAATAAAAATCACTATGACAGATATATATTTTGAAAATATTATCTTTTTCAGATGGAAAGGACTTGGAGACCTTATTCTTGACACACCTCTTTTTAGAATAATAAAAGAAAATTTTAAAAATGTAAATTTAAAAGTCTTAACATCACCCTCAAATAAAGATGTCCTCATAGCAAACCCTTATATAGACGAAATCCTTCCTAAAAAAAATCTTTTAGAACTTCTCTTTAAAAAATGTGACCTCTTTGTTGATATGATGGGAAACTCTATGACACTTATTCTTTTTGCTCTTTTAAGACCAAAATATAGAATGGGCTTTAAAAAGAAAATCCCCTTTTTAAATTTAAAAATACCCTTTGATCCCTCACCCACTTATACAGTTAAACATAGATTAAAACTTTTAAAACTTTTAAATATAGAAAATCAACCTGAAAATCCTTTGCCAGAAACCTATCTTTATAAGGAAGAAGAAAAAGTTTTTAAAAGGAAATTCAAAGACTTATTAAAAAAAGATTATATCACAATTTTCCCTTACGCAAGAGGCAAAGTAAGAGATTTTCCCTCCTACATTTTTTCCTTTTTAAATGATAAATTCAAGGAAAAAGGATTTAATGTTTTTTTTATATTTGATAGAATGGGAGAAAAGAAATTTTTAGAAATTAAAAAATTATGTAAAATAGAGCCAGAATTTATATTCTCTCCAAATTTAAGGGAACTGATTTTTATATTAAAGTATTCAAAACTTTATATAGGTCCTGATACAGGTCCTAAACATATAGCAGTATCACAAAAAACTAAAACCTTAACACTTTTTACCCATACAAACCCTTTAAACTGGACACCACCTGATTTTCAAAATCATAAGTTTATAAAACCTACTCTTGAATGTCATCCCTGTGAAACAAAAAATTTAAATTACTGTAAAAGAAAAGATTTTAAATGTTTAAGCCTTTTTGAACCTGAAAAAATTTTTGAAATTTCCTTAGAACTATTAAAAAAATAAAAAAAACAAAATAAAAAATATCAATTAAATAACCGTATTTAACATAAATAGTCTCATCAGAAAAAATTTTTACCTCACCTTTAATAACACCCCTTTTAAAGAGAGGAATTTCCTTTAGAATTCTGCCCTTTTCATCAATAACACAACTTATCCCACTTCTTGCTGACCTTACAAGATATCTTCTTGTTTCTATTGCCCTGAAAATTGCCAGGTCTCTGTGAACTTTTGGACCAAGAGATTTTCCAAACCAACCATCACTTGTTATATTGATAAGTAAATTAGCACCTTTTTTAACAGCTTCCCTTGAAATTTCAGTAAAAATTGATTCAAAACATATCGGAACAAATACTAAAAAGTCTTCAATTTTAAACAATCTCAAAGTTTTCCCTCTTGAATAATTTCCCTGTCCGAAATCAAGTT
Coding sequences:
- a CDS encoding glycosyltransferase family 9 protein, with amino-acid sequence MTDIYFENIIFFRWKGLGDLILDTPLFRIIKENFKNVNLKVLTSPSNKDVLIANPYIDEILPKKNLLELLFKKCDLFVDMMGNSMTLILFALLRPKYRMGFKKKIPFLNLKIPFDPSPTYTVKHRLKLLKLLNIENQPENPLPETYLYKEEEKVFKRKFKDLLKKDYITIFPYARGKVRDFPSYIFSFLNDKFKEKGFNVFFIFDRMGEKKFLEIKKLCKIEPEFIFSPNLRELIFILKYSKLYIGPDTGPKHIAVSQKTKTLTLFTHTNPLNWTPPDFQNHKFIKPTLECHPCETKNLNYCKRKDFKCLSLFEPEKIFEISLELLKK